The genome window AGCCCGGTTTCCTATTCAATTTCACCAACATCGGGTATCAGACCTATCTGGTCAATCCAAAGATGCAATCGGTGATGAACAAGATGTTCTTTGACATCCACCGTCTAGGCGAGGTCAATGAGGACATCAGTGAGATGGAACCGGTGATACGACAAGCCGATATGTTGACCATCGATATGCGAGCTGTACGGGCATCTGACAATCCGGGTCATCGAAATCCTTTGCCCAATGGACTTTACGGAGAGCAACTCTGCCAATTGATGGCTCAGGCCGGCACCAACGAGAAGCTGAGTTCTATCTCGTTCTTCGGGTATAACCCTGAATTCGATATGCGCAGTCAAAGTGCACAATTGATCGCCCAGGCCATCTGGTGTTTTATCGAGGGCTTCCTCAATCGGAGATCCGAATCGATCGATTTCAGTTCCGAGCAATTCACCCGCTACCGTGTCTCACTGAAAGATGATCATGAGATCATTTTCTACAAGAGCAAATTGACCGACCGATGGTGGCTCGAAGTACCCATGCCGCATACGGAAGGAAACCGATATAAGCGTTCTCAGATAGTCCCTTGTTCCTACAAAGACTATGTCATGGCAAGCGACCAAGAAGTGCCTGACCGCTGGTGGCGTACGTTTCAGAAGTTGCAGTGAACAGCTTTCCAAGAGCTGTCTGTTTTCTGACGATCCATTGAAG of Flavobacteriales bacterium contains these proteins:
- a CDS encoding formimidoylglutamase translates to MTEDIGIYLQAIPENLLRGVSFADSSIGDYMRFHDKEIPALDNVQLAIIGIREGRNSDENEGCAHGVDPVRRALYSLFVDTSELQIVDLGDIHSGHAVEDTLFAVQHVAEYLIARGIVPIFIGGADYCSVGVYKAYCALERMTNVVNIDPMFDVHDNEGEPDVYNHLSRMILHKPGFLFNFTNIGYQTYLVNPKMQSVMNKMFFDIHRLGEVNEDISEMEPVIRQADMLTIDMRAVRASDNPGHRNPLPNGLYGEQLCQLMAQAGTNEKLSSISFFGYNPEFDMRSQSAQLIAQAIWCFIEGFLNRRSESIDFSSEQFTRYRVSLKDDHEIIFYKSKLTDRWWLEVPMPHTEGNRYKRSQIVPCSYKDYVMASDQEVPDRWWRTFQKLQ